In a single window of the Orbaceae bacterium lpD04 genome:
- a CDS encoding YggS family pyridoxal phosphate-dependent enzyme translates to MIKDNLQHVHDKITQTAKACDRDPNQIKLIAVSKTKPCSAIESALNAGQCAFGENYVQEGIEKVQYFRQLSLNIPIEWHFIGPLQSNKSKLVAEHFDWVQTVDRLKIAKRLNEQRPNSLLPLNILIQVNISNEQTKSGIMSDELLPLAHEIARLPNLKLRGLMAIPKAETAPNQQRIAFEQMFNLYSTLKKHYPIDTLSMGMSDDMTTAILAGSNMIRIGSAIFGMR, encoded by the coding sequence ATGATTAAAGATAATTTACAGCATGTACATGATAAAATTACGCAAACAGCAAAAGCGTGCGATCGCGATCCCAATCAAATAAAACTTATTGCAGTAAGTAAAACCAAACCGTGCTCAGCAATTGAATCAGCGCTTAATGCAGGGCAATGTGCTTTTGGTGAAAACTACGTGCAAGAAGGCATTGAAAAAGTACAGTATTTTAGGCAGTTAAGTTTAAATATACCGATTGAATGGCACTTTATTGGGCCATTGCAATCAAATAAAAGTAAACTTGTTGCCGAACACTTCGATTGGGTACAAACGGTAGATAGGCTAAAAATAGCTAAACGCCTTAATGAACAAAGGCCTAATTCATTATTACCTTTAAACATTCTCATTCAAGTTAATATCAGTAATGAGCAAACTAAATCAGGAATTATGTCTGATGAACTCCTACCATTAGCCCATGAGATAGCAAGGCTACCTAATTTAAAATTAAGAGGATTAATGGCTATTCCCAAAGCAGAAACTGCTCCCAATCAGCAGCGCATTGCTTTTGAACAAATGTTTAATCTCTATAGCACCTTAAAGAAACATTACCCAATTGATACGTTATCAATGGGAATGAGTGATGACATGACAACCGCAATCTTAGCGGGTAGTAATATGATAAGAATTGGCTCGGCTATATTTGGTATGAGATAA
- a CDS encoding YggT family protein, which translates to MSPLFYIINMLLTLCVYLVILRVWMQYTRVNYYNPCTQFVIKITQPVIGPLRKLIPSLGKIDTATILVLYILAVIKFIVIMKMYDNNAPNFNLQYLICGFYVILYSLGNLIFWMLLARAILSWISRGKSVLEEVLYQLTEPLIAPIRRFVPPIGNIDLSFMIFVFILIILNMVFMSLFSPWWGIISLSR; encoded by the coding sequence ATGTCACCGTTGTTTTATATTATTAATATGTTATTAACGCTTTGTGTCTATCTGGTTATTTTACGAGTATGGATGCAATATACGCGAGTCAATTATTATAATCCGTGTACTCAATTTGTAATTAAAATCACCCAACCGGTGATTGGTCCTCTACGCAAACTGATTCCTTCGCTTGGTAAAATTGATACAGCAACAATATTAGTACTGTATATTCTTGCGGTAATTAAATTTATCGTGATTATGAAAATGTATGATAATAATGCACCCAATTTTAATTTACAGTACTTAATCTGTGGATTTTATGTCATCTTATACTCGCTAGGTAATTTAATTTTCTGGATGTTACTTGCTAGAGCTATTTTAAGCTGGATTAGCCGCGGTAAATCGGTACTCGAAGAAGTGTTATATCAATTAACCGAGCCACTTATTGCACCAATACGACGCTTTGTGCCACCAATTGGTAATATTGACCTATCTTTTATGATCTTTGTTTTTATTTTGATTATATTGAATATGGTGTTTATGAGCCTGTTTAGCCCATGGTGGGGAATTATTTCCTTGAGCCGATAA
- the zupT gene encoding zinc transporter ZupT yields MISTPLILTILAGASTFIGAILGVLTKKPSARLLGFSLGFAAGIMLLISLMEMLPAALNTPSVSPILCYLMFIVGLLGYFAIDRLLPHYHPQDIPCESGDLECIKRVTSSHKDKLKRTAILLTLGISLHNFPEGIATFITASANIELGIGIAIAVAIHNIPEGLAVAAPIYIATGSKWQALFWASISGFSEIVGGALTYVMLGDYVTPTLMASIMAVVSGIMVALSIDELIPLAKEVDPKRNPSIGILCGMTVMGFSLILLQYF; encoded by the coding sequence GTGATTTCAACTCCACTTATCCTAACTATCTTAGCCGGTGCATCGACATTTATCGGCGCTATTTTGGGTGTTTTAACTAAAAAACCTTCCGCGAGGCTATTAGGATTTTCCCTAGGCTTTGCAGCAGGTATTATGTTATTAATTTCATTAATGGAAATGCTTCCGGCGGCGCTTAATACGCCTTCTGTTTCGCCTATTTTATGTTACTTAATGTTTATTGTTGGCTTGCTTGGTTATTTTGCCATTGACCGATTATTACCTCACTATCATCCACAAGATATTCCATGCGAAAGTGGCGATCTTGAGTGTATAAAGCGGGTTACATCATCACATAAAGATAAATTAAAACGCACAGCAATTTTATTAACACTTGGGATTAGCCTACATAATTTTCCTGAAGGTATTGCAACTTTTATCACCGCCAGTGCAAACATTGAATTAGGGATCGGCATTGCAATTGCGGTTGCTATTCATAATATACCCGAAGGGTTAGCCGTTGCCGCACCCATTTATATTGCGACGGGCTCAAAATGGCAAGCATTATTTTGGGCTAGCATATCGGGTTTCTCTGAGATTGTGGGTGGCGCTTTAACTTATGTTATGCTCGGTGACTACGTAACACCAACACTAATGGCAAGCATTATGGCTGTTGTTTCTGGTATTATGGTTGCGCTTTCAATTGATGAGCTTATTCCTTTAGCGAAAGAAGTGGATCCTAAGCGCAACCCAAGCATTGGTATTCTTTGTGGTATGACAGTAATGGGATTTAGCTTAATTTTGTTACAGTATTTTTAA
- a CDS encoding M20 family metallopeptidase codes for MINNKIATLVAQYNHDMVAFRRDLHKHPELPFEEVRTTERIAQELDKLGIHYKRTEPTGIIAEIKGGKPGKTILLRADIDALPVKELNQTIDYKSTIDGKMHACGHDSHTAMLLTAAKVLNDIKQQIAGNIRFVFQPAEEIAQGAKAMIKQGVLEGVDNVFGMHIWSQTPVNKISCIVGPCFASADLLTIKFKGKGGHGSMPHDTVDAVMVASAFVMNVQSIVSREVDPLEPAVVTIGRMEVGTRFNVIAENAVLEGTVRCFNLDVREKIVLAIKRYADQVAAMYRATAEVDYVYGTLPVINEQRSALLAQSIIKQAFGESYLYQERPTTGGEDFSYYIENIPGTFVLLGSGNKTKDTQWAHHHGCFNIDEEAMAQGAELYAQYAWAYLNQDEF; via the coding sequence ATGATTAATAATAAAATAGCGACATTAGTTGCTCAATATAACCATGATATGGTGGCTTTTCGGCGCGATTTGCATAAGCATCCTGAATTACCCTTTGAGGAAGTTCGTACTACAGAGCGTATTGCACAGGAGTTAGATAAACTCGGCATTCATTATAAGCGAACTGAGCCGACGGGTATTATTGCTGAGATAAAAGGTGGTAAACCGGGTAAAACGATTTTACTTAGGGCTGATATTGATGCTTTACCCGTAAAGGAGCTAAACCAAACAATCGATTATAAATCGACCATTGATGGTAAAATGCATGCGTGCGGACATGATTCTCACACGGCAATGTTACTTACCGCAGCCAAAGTACTCAATGACATCAAACAGCAAATAGCTGGCAATATTAGATTCGTTTTTCAGCCAGCAGAAGAGATTGCTCAAGGCGCTAAAGCGATGATAAAACAAGGCGTGTTGGAAGGTGTTGATAATGTATTTGGTATGCATATTTGGTCACAAACACCCGTTAATAAAATTTCATGCATTGTTGGTCCTTGCTTTGCCTCTGCCGATTTATTGACTATTAAATTTAAAGGTAAAGGGGGACATGGCTCAATGCCTCATGATACCGTTGATGCCGTTATGGTCGCATCTGCATTTGTGATGAATGTACAATCGATCGTTTCTCGTGAAGTTGATCCATTAGAGCCTGCAGTTGTTACTATTGGTCGTATGGAGGTTGGTACTCGTTTTAATGTGATTGCTGAAAATGCCGTATTAGAAGGAACTGTGCGCTGTTTTAATCTTGATGTTCGTGAAAAAATAGTTTTAGCAATAAAGCGTTATGCAGATCAAGTTGCGGCAATGTACCGAGCTACGGCAGAGGTGGATTATGTTTATGGCACTTTACCCGTTATTAATGAGCAACGTAGTGCGTTGTTAGCGCAGTCGATAATTAAACAAGCTTTTGGTGAATCTTATTTATATCAAGAACGCCCGACAACAGGAGGCGAAGATTTCAGCTATTATATCGAAAATATCCCAGGTACCTTTGTATTATTAGGCAGCGGTAACAAAACGAAAGATACGCAGTGGGCGCATCATCATGGTTGTTTTAATATTGATGAAGAGGCTATGGCACAAGGTGCGGAGCTCTATGCTCAGTATGCATGGGCATATTTAAATCAAGATGAATTTTAA